The DNA window GTGATTTGCTGGGTTGGGGGGGCCGTCGGGGAGAAACCGACCACCACTTGGGAAAGGACGAATGACGAAATCCGAATGACGAAGGGATCGCGAGGCAGCCGTGTGTCACGCGGCGCGAACAAGTGGTAGTTGCCACGTCCGAGGGCTCGGCCAGCGGAGAAGTTCGCGGCCGGGAAGCGTGAACAGTTCGGGAAAGCGCCGTTCAGAAAATGAAAGAAGCTCCAGACCTGGACGGGCTAGGCGGAGATCCCGCCCAGGTCAAAGGGGCATCCTTCTGAACTCAAGAAGCAGTCAAGCGGGCAAAGCCGAGCTTGACGCGTTGATTTCATAAAGTCGTATCGAACCGTCGTCGCGCAGCGCGGTCCCGGTTGAGTGAGAACCGGCCCAGTTCATTTCGCGGCAGTTGCCGCTTAAAAAATTACCCGCAGGCGGGGCCCCGCCTGCGGGTAACGCATCGCACGCCGACAAAGAGAAAAGCAACTCGCGTGCCAGAACTCGCACATCGCGCGGGCAGATTGTTGTTAGTGCTTGAAAAACAAGATGTTGCAACTTGTTTTGGCCGCGTTGTGGGAAATTGGCGGCCGCTGATCGCGCCTGGCAATTGCCCGATCGTCAGGCACTGGCCGCTATCGTCGTAAGCAAAGGGCCGGCGATATCCGGCCGTCCGTGGTCAGTTGTCCGTTGTCAGTGGTAATCTGCAAGCGGCTAGCAATTCGCAATTAGCCAGAATCAGACCACAACTGACAACGGACCACTGACAACTGACCAGGAAGGGCCACGAGGGCCTCCATTGGTCAACCGTCCTGGCGCCACGCGCCGCGCCAAAAAAGAAACGCCCGCGTGAGCAGTCTCACGCGGGCGTTTCGTAATTGTCGTCCTCTGGGCAACCGCAAGCGGCTGCCGGCGGAACTTAGAACAGAACCACGGCGTCGATGCCGAGGATACCTTGTTGGGTGCGGGTGCCATCGACGTACGGCATGGTCACGCCGTCAATCGTGCTGGGGTTGCCCACATACCAGTCCCAACGCATGTTGGGGCGAATGACCAGGTTCGGGTTCGGAGTCCAGCGCGGGCCGAACGTGGTTTGCAGGAAGTTACCCGCAAAGCCACCGGTGGTCAGCGGCAGGCCACGGACGAACGAGCCGTTGCCGGTCGCGGTCGAGCCCACCACGGCATTGCCGTAGTTTGGCAGGAAGCCGCCGACGCGGAAGCCCTGGTCGTCGCGGAACCACTCGAAGTTGAAGCCCCACGACCAGCAATTGTTAACCTTGTAGTACCAGTATTGGTTCACGCCAAACCAGTGAGCGGCGCGGCCATCGCCAAACGCATTGGCCTGGTTGCCAAAATCGCTCTGGAAGATGTACGTCAACTTCTCGTTGATCGGGCGGCTGTAGACCAAGGTTTGGAAGTAACGGCCAGCGAATGAGAACTGGCCGTTGTAGGTCGTCGAGCCGTCGGCCAGCAGTTGCGGAGTCGGCGCATTGGCGGCAGTCGGTTCGTTGCTGTACATGCCAACCCACGCCAGCGAATCGCCTTCCTTCAACAGATTGTTGCGGGTCACGGTGCCGAGCCACTGGGCGCCCGGATTGAAGTTGCCCGTGTTGTCCCAACCGCGAGTGATACCAGCGCCGAGGTTCAGGTCATCAGTAATCTGATACTGAGCCAACACGCCGGTGTGGGTGAACGGCTCGCCCCACTGGTAGGTATAGGGAATCGTGTTGAAGAAGTTGAGCACCGTACCGACCGTATAGAAACCGACCGGCGACACAAAGCGGCCGGCGGTGATTTTCAGGTCGTTGTAGGCCAACTGGAAGTTCAACGCCGGGAAGGCCCACGCGTTCAGCGTGTAGCCCGAGCCCTTGTTGATCTTGTCTTCGAAGCCGTTGCTCGTATCGAAGCGGGCGTTCGAGCCGAACATCGTGAAGCTTTGGAAGCCCCAGTCAAAACCGCAGCCGCCGGTGTCGGGCGTACGGCCGGTGATGATCGAGATTTCGTTGATCTGGTAGTCGTTCGAGCGGTCGGTCCAGGTGACCGGGCCGTTAAAGCGGTTGGCCGGGTTGTAGAAGTTGCCCGTGTAGCTTTGGGCGATCCAGCCTTGAGTCTGCCAACGCAACTTCTTGGCGATGCGATTGTTGTCGAACACGCGCACCGGATCGTACTTCTCGCTGTAGCACGAGACGCATTCCGGGGCTTCGGAGCAGCCTTCTTCACCGCAGGGC is part of the Planctomycetota bacterium genome and encodes:
- a CDS encoding outer membrane beta-barrel protein → MKFAKTTLAAAIFALFTGASVQAQQATGGLAPSSPFATKKVAYDRYYPDEPASPSDAPAAKESCAPPAAPCGEEGCSEAPECVSCYSEKYDPVRVFDNNRIAKKLRWQTQGWIAQSYTGNFYNPANRFNGPVTWTDRSNDYQINEISIITGRTPDTGGCGFDWGFQSFTMFGSNARFDTSNGFEDKINKGSGYTLNAWAFPALNFQLAYNDLKITAGRFVSPVGFYTVGTVLNFFNTIPYTYQWGEPFTHTGVLAQYQITDDLNLGAGITRGWDNTGNFNPGAQWLGTVTRNNLLKEGDSLAWVGMYSNEPTAANAPTPQLLADGSTTYNGQFSFAGRYFQTLVYSRPINEKLTYIFQSDFGNQANAFGDGRAAHWFGVNQYWYYKVNNCWSWGFNFEWFRDDQGFRVGGFLPNYGNAVVGSTATGNGSFVRGLPLTTGGFAGNFLQTTFGPRWTPNPNLVIRPNMRWDWYVGNPSTIDGVTMPYVDGTRTQQGILGIDAVVLF